The Rissa tridactyla isolate bRisTri1 chromosome 6, bRisTri1.patW.cur.20221130, whole genome shotgun sequence DNA segment TTTAAGCCTGTTAGCAAACTATGCATATACTTTTATAAACCTAGTGGTTTTCAATGTACAGTAGAAAGCtaaactgtaaaatatttgtCGCTCTGCTGTAATATTGTACAAATTTACAGGTTCTTCATGTTCAGCAGGTGGCAGAAGTGGAATCATTACACCAACAAACTTCAGGACCTAAAAGTCTTTGTGCTTCAGGTTAGTACCTGTTTTatggggggtttgttttcttcttcccccttaACTGCATTTCTTCTTAGTGTAAGAGGATAAACAAGGttgaaaagagcaaaagaaatgtatttttaagacttttcaATCTGAGTACAATACACCTTGTTATGGCAGCATACTATCTTATCATACTGAGATGCTGTGATTTACCGAAGCTAAGTCCTTCCAGGAGAAATCAGTCTAATTGCATCCTGACAAATGGGCAGCAACAGTTAGCCTGGAATTGGCAAAATCCATGTATATTGATTTAAGTGATTTGTGCAAATTCAGTTTATGAAGATTGTGGCTAAGAAGGGAATTCAGTAGACCAGCTTTGCAAATGCAATACAAATGTCAGTTGAAACTGATGTGTGAAATAATTGCCTCTTACCTTTTACTTTTCAGTGCCATCAAACAAATATAACATGACAAATTCACCTTTGTGATTAAAACTTAACTTGCAGTTTAAGTCAAGTTAAAACTTAACTGACCTGGAATTAAGCTAGATCCCTTTTGAGCAAATAATGCATTATCTCATTTATTCTTTCCTAGTAAGAAGTTGAAGCAGGTATAATTTTGGAGATAAATAGGAAGGGTTAATTTTGCTGATTGAAATAATAGTTTACAATAGCTGTTTCGTGTAAAAATCTAGACCTACTAAGTCTGGGTAGTTACAGATCGTGGACTGGTTAAATGGCAGGACTTCACCTTTCCATCCTTCTTGTCTTAAGTAATGCTACTTTCATAGGAAGATACAAGGTTTGTTAGATGGAGGCTATTTATCTACAGAGAAGTTTGATTTTTGTGACAAATGTTTATtacagtgcaaaaaaacccaggctgTTTCAAAGTGTTCCATTTCAGTGGGTTGCTGTAAGCACATCTGTATTCACAGCATTCGGGTGATAGGTTCCCCAGCACTGTCCTATGATAGAACAGTCTTTGCTACATTGTTCTATTAACTCTAAGGGAACAACATGTCAGCTCAGTAAAAAAAAGACTGACATACTTGGGTAAAAGCTTTCATAGAAAGATCTAATTTCCTGTTCTTTCCCGTGTCTCTTGTCTCCCCTTcactccttttcccctttcccagaaGATAATTAACAGGCTTTTCCTTGTATGTCAGAGTTCCTACCTTCATCTTTACATGGCCTGTTTCCCATCACAGTTAAGAAAAGTCAACATGTATCAGCGTTTGTTTCAGCAGTCATTAATGTTGACATGAAGTAGTGTTGAGAAGTAGACCCTGTAGATGTACAGAAGTGCATGAGGTCTCAGCTTCTTGTGGCTTAAAAAGGCAGCTCTTACCAGATGAACTCTGTTAGCTTGCATACACCCTTGCTCATGGAAAAGGCAAAGCGAAGCATGCTAGCTCAGAGCTTCCTTGGGTACAGTTTACAGTGGAATGGCAGCACACGTGCAGTCACTTGCTATGGCTCGTCTGGGAGGTAGCAGTGATGCTTTATTGCCTGGCTTTACCCTAAAGAAGCATTGTCATAGTTCCAGCAACACAGCATCTGTGTAAACGCAGGACAAAAAGCAGACTGAATTGTGGTAAGCCGATCTAAATGGTCGTTTAATTCTATGCTCATAGGTTTGTCTTGTGGCAGCCCTGAAAGATATATATGAGCCATCGattatgaagaaaagcaaaagcatgaAATGCCAAGTGCCCTATCTGAATACGGAATAAATTCCAGATTAGTACTTTAAAATTTATGGTAAACATTTCAATACTAATGCTTCTATTATGAAAGAGATTGTTAGTGTTAACAGAGCTTCATTTATAGTGCTGTATCCTGGACCCTGGTTGACTGTCTTGGGATACGAAAGGAAGGaatatttatctgtatttatGGAACTCACATTTGTAATTCTGCAATTGTTAGGTAACTCTGCATCtatattactttttgtttttgctttgcttttcttacttGGTAGATAATGCTgagtgtgaagaaaaaaatgccaatgaaaataaacaaagtacagaggaaaatatttccaaagcttTACCCATCAGACTACAAACACCCAAATCTTCACACAGAATACATCAATCTagtaaaaaacaaagtgaaatgtCTCCCTTTAGTAAACTctatgaaaaactgaaaaaagagatgaaagtgAAAAAATCTCTGCAAGAGGGAAATGTATCTGAACAACCTGCAAAAGAAGATGGTAAGAGTGTTCTGCTAGAACCAAGTGCTCAAATTAAATCATGGAGTTGTGTTAATGATTTGGGAAGCCtgactaaagaaaaagaaataggcagaagtgaaaatattgaagaatgtaatataaaaatgaagcaagaagCAATCGGTTTAGAATGTAACCAGATCTCAGCTGTAGGAAGTGCAACCAAGAAGAGTTCTACCAGAAGTCCTCGAACTTCTCTTTCAAAGGATGGGTCAAGAGATATTGGTAGAAGTCGTCACTCACAGGATCATAAGGAACTAAGAACAGCAGACGAATCTAAAGCTATTGAAGTTACAACCAAACCCAGCAAGGATAATAATGGAAATGCAGCATTTTCAGTGAAGCAGTGCTCTATAGAAAGGTTGGATTATGCAGATAAAACTAAAATACACAGCTCTGCAATACTGTTAAATGAACTAGTACAAACAACTAACATGACAAATGTTTCTGAAGTAGATAAATATGTTCTGTCAGCGCCCAGAAGGAAGAGTCCTCGGTCTCATTTCATATCACCTACCAAAGAAATTAGTGGAATGAATCCTGTAAGTACTGGTACTCCAACAACTCAACCATGCGTGTTGTTGAAGCGCAAgtctttttcagaaatttcagCTGAAACTCAAAGGGAAGATTCAGTGTGCAGAAATGATAGCCTAAACCAACTGcctttggcagaaaataaatgcttaaaacaAAGACGAAATAGTAAACAACATACACCAGGAAAACCTGTAAAAGAAGAAGTGCTGAAAGAAATTTGTGATCAGGCAAACTTTGGTAACTCAAAAGAGGGACTCTCTGGAACTCCTGCCTCTTCTAATTCCAAGAGTCCCAGAAGAAATAACAGGCAAAGTAAAGAATTCTCAAACAAAAGTGTCCGTTCAGAGACACTGGCTTCAGAAAAGTTAACATCAGAACTGGCATCTCCTGCTAGTCATAAATCTgagtctggaagaaaaagatGTGGACCAAGGACCTCTGGACTGCTAACTGAAAAAGCTTCGGAGACAAATGCCATTCAAGAACATCACGAAAAGACTACAGACAGAAAAAATAGCGAAACTGAAGAAGAGCTGGCCACGAAGGGGAATCGTCAGAAACAAGATTTAGAAGATGCCAGTGTTATAAGGCCTCGTAGATTGTCATCAAAGAGGAGGTCTTCTGGAAGTGCTACTGTACTGAAAGACAATGAGACTGTCTCGGAACTGAATATTTCTGGCCTGTTGGCTGGAGAAGACTCAGGTAAATAATCCCCTGCCTCATTGTTGTTGTACTTGAGAAATTCTCATAGTGTTTTTATGAGAAATTTTCCACTTACTTAAAACATAGAACTCATTGCTGATGTGTTAGTTCTAAAATATTTGTCATGTAATCATATTTGACCATAAAAATACACAATAATATGTATAAAAGTTTACTCAATTGAATCTATTTATCTTTAAGGAATGTTACCTTCTGATATGTTTCCAACTCTAAAATGCACTGTTTTCTATGTGGGTTAAAATGTTGACCTGGATTCTTGGATATATAGAAATACTTTCAATTGTCATTTTTAGGCAAGACAAAAAGAGTAactcagaagaggaaaagtggTGATGTGCTACTTCAGCctgtaggaaaaagaaagagagtgtCTTTTGGTGGTCATCTAAGTCCAGAACTCTTTGATAAAAGTTTGCCTCCCAACTCGCCCCTTAAAAAAGGTGCAATTCCTGCCAGACTGAGCTTACCGTTTGGAAACTCACCTCGTGCTGTTCTGAAAAAGGCTCAGGGATTGAAGCACTTTGCAGTCCAGGTAAACGTCAAGGCTAACGAAGTTGCTAAGACAGTTAAAgtgaacagaatttaaaaattctaagacttctaaaaattaattaaaaattagtaGTAAACCTTGTTAGATGTACATTGGGAAGTGgaaattttaattgcaaattacAATGGTACTTGAAATCAGCAAATTTTAATAAGCATTTTTTGAACTTCTCTGCTGTAGAAGAGGACTCGGTTTACCCTTCATATCTACCTGTCTTTATACAGGAGGTGTGTTTTTATTCACCTCAGATGCTATTGCTCATTCTCATGCATATGCAGGAGTATATTTCTGTTTGTGCTTTGCAGCAGTGTCTACAAGCTCCAGTTTACCATAAATAACAAAATGGAACGGTAGTTTGTCGGCAGACTGTGCAAGCTACTGCTGCATAGTTTGGCTAGAAGTTTGAAAACATTTGCTGTCAATTTAAACTAGTTAAAATGTGTGTAGTGTACTTGATGTTAAAACTTTTTGAATGAAGTAGAATTCTAAAATCAGTTCACTTATTCAAATGAATTTGCACGTGTTTTGTGAGACTGTTTTGAAACTAAAACTAGTTAGaagtttgttttcagagaagGATATTTAAGGCTTTTTCAAATGATCTGATGATATTTTATACTTTTGTATTTACTGTCAGAGATGTAGATGAGCATTTGTAGTTCAGGTGTGTGCATTTtatctttatgtatttattattttttctctactAGGACCTTTCTGAacatttgcagaaagaaaaaatgtcaccAAAAAATTTGCCAGCCCAGAAGTCCCCAGCTGCCTCATCCCCTGCCTCTGGGAAGGCCTCACCTAAATTTACTTCAGGCTCTCCAGCACCTTACACAAAAGGACGTTTCTCTATTTCTCACATCATGACACCGTTACCAATTGCAGAAGAGAAGGATGCTGTTGCAGAAGACACgaatacaaaggagaaaaatggtgCCCGAGTGAAAACACCTAAATCTCCTCGCATTAACCAAGATGAGAAAACCTTTTTAACAGTCACACCTGACAAATTAACAAGAAGTGCACAACTTGCTTTGAAGGTCACGCCCATGAAGAGGAGAAGCGGGGCTGTAGCAGTTTTCAATGCAAAAAGAAGAAGTGGTGCCTCTAGTGCCAATTTACTAGGTTTGTTTCAGCAGTTAATTCTTAATACTagttttaatgctttaaaatacaggaaCAAAACTGAAGTAGGCATATTATTTTGTTATGCAGAGGCCACCAAATGATTGGCCTGTCTTTTGATGGTGGTCGGACTTTTGGAAACAACTGGGAATTGCAAAGTGTTTGTTACATTCTTTCATATTTATGAACAAAAAATACTAAAGGATATATAGAACTGTATTTAGAACACAAATCTTAATGTTCAGAAGTTGAAAAATGGTACAGTTAAGGTTCTTCTTGCAAAGTTAGTTGCAGTAGTGATCATTCAAGTCCTTCAAGTTCAAGTAGTGTTGAACTAAATCAAATTGTATCAATTACACCAACTTTGATTTGAAAATGTGCGCGTTATAGCCATCTagcttcagtttattttcttcGTGCATTTTATACACAGTTCACAACTTTTGTCCATGGACTGGAATGCACTTAACTGTTGATAGTGGTCTATAAcagatataattaaaaaatagaataattgGATGCtaatttgaatattttgaaaCTGAACATTTGAATTTGAATGTTGAACCctagtttgaaatatttttaacagttttggAAACTATGATTGGGGAGCTCTGGTTCTTGAAATTTTTATCTTTGAAGAATCTTACAGATAAGGTGTCTTTGGCATCtgtttttgtaaattaaatcaatttgactctttcaaaatcaaatttaaagCTTCCCACCAACCCCACCATTCACCCAGAAATTTTTGTTACTCTTTACTATCTCCATTATTTGTAGTGTCATTTGAAAATTTTGAACAACATACTACATACAATGTCCCAATGGTGGTCTCatcattaatatttcatgatGAGATAAAATCACAGGCCTTCACAATACTTCCTGGTTAATACAGCTGAATGTGGTGTTAGTCTTTTAGCGAAGTGGATTTATTTTCAGTGGCTTTGGTTGGTCCATTCATTTTAATAGTTGCAGAGTACTTAACACATATTAATGGCATACTGGTTTTCACCACCTCTCTGTAATGTAAAAGTGGTTTTCAATTTCAGTGCATCAGTTTCTTCTGTAATGTGAAAAGAACACCACAGTTCTTAAAAATTTGGGATATCTACTTGTATCCAAAATAAAACTCTGTGCTTCCAATGCTTTTTCAGATAATTTCCTGCATGTTTGGCATTTTTCTATGTATCCTGAACACCCTGGCAAAGTTCTTCTTATTTACTCACTTTTCCCAACTTGCACAGGAATGCTGACAAGAGAATAATAATATCATTTTCCTCAGGAATGGTGTTCCCTTTTTTTAtgtctacttaaaaaaaaaaataattgtttcttttatATGTTCCCTATCTTTTCATAGCCTATTTCTGAAGTAAATGAGGTAGATGTCCGTCCAACTTACAGCTTCATTTATTACGCAGCTGTAACTAATTCCCTGATACATTCACACTGTACTGTGCACAGAATGGTGCTGTGAGAAAGATAATTGGGAATTTCCAGAGTATGTTTTAAGGAGAAGGCGatataagaaaaaatatggaaagtCTGTGTAGGTCTAAATGCTGTAAGCAGTGTAAATAATTTCCTGACTACGAAATTCCTTGAGACGGTGgtgaaagaaaagctggaaagaaaagccGTTTCTCTGATGTTAAATCTCATGCCCCACCAGGGAAAAGTTCAGGTACAGTAATGAAGGAGACTGAAAGGCTCATGGCAATTTTCTGTTGGGAAAAATTACATCGCTACAAAAAGAGCGAGGAAGGAATTGGGTCAGGAATCAGTTCTAGGATCTAACATCTATTTGacactttttgttgttttgttgtggaaAGCCGTACTGGGTACTTGGACCCTTGCTAAACTTCAGTTGAAATTGAGTCTGCCGATTGAAAGTATTTCAGAGAGCACTTTAATGTAGGTGGTGTCAGGTGATCCAACAACCGCTTTCCTGTCGCTGACTGCAGCAAATCCATTGGAGTCATAAAGAAATAATTGCGAACTTCCACTTATACAGCTGAGAATTAAAGTGgttatttctcttttgctttttagtTGCAAAATCTTGGGCAGAAGTGGTAAAATTAGGTGTTGCAAGACCACAGTCAAAGACTGTTAAAAAAAGTGTCCAAAAAGGAAGATCACTAAAGAAGACAACCCAATCACCAaaggtaattttttcttttttttgtttgtttgtttttgaataaCCACAAAACAGCTTGTAGGTATTTTGCTGTACTATGATGTTAAATGGGTGTTGATGTCTTTGTCACAGTGTATAAGAAATGTAGATTTTTATATAAAAGGAATCTCTttgtttattaactttttttcctccttctttctcctttgcagactccagaaagaaaaataaaaggtcatTTTAGTACAGGCCACGCTGAGTCACCTGCTACAATAGTTGTAGGCAGAGCTTATTCCACCACAGCCAGAACAGCTGGACAGGTCCCTAAAGTGGTAAAAAATACTATTGTGAAGCTAAACATGAACATGGACGAAAGCTTCACAGGTAAGTTTTTTAAAGTCTGTTGCTCACTCTGCCAACTGTGTAGTTCTTATGTCAAAGCATAGGCTCATTTCTCTGAATATAATTTATAGGAATGACTGAGATGTTTCAAACTCCAGAAAATAAGCGTGGAAAATCATTACCTTTGTCCACTGGCCAGAAGACTGATTTTACACCAACATGTACTGCAGCTGAAATTTCTGAACTGCACACTCCTGAAGAATCTGGTatgtatgttatttaaaaaaaaaaaaaaaaaaggagatgtttTGGTGTATTTAGGGGTAGTGAGATGTCTGCTACTTGAGAGAGTGAGTAGTCTCAGCCTAGGCAGACTTGATGTGTTGAGATGAAGCATCTGGCAACCTGTAAAAGGAACCATTGATTTTTATCATGtgttaaaagatatttttgtagTTCCAGTTAATTTTTCAGTAGATGTTATTCTCTTACTTGTTCTGTTTGGTATGAAACTTCAAGATGCTGAAATATTGTTTCAGGCAAGTCTTGTGCTGAAGCATGGTGCTTTCTTAATCAGTTGTCTGTGGATACGTCTAAATCCAGTGACAAAGTTTCATGGCAGGGAGAGGTTATTGTGTAACCTTGCAGAAAAAGTCCacttaaaattttcttaaaaagcaTCAGGTTAGAAAGATTTGTATTAACATGGTACTTTGTTGTGCATCTTTTGCTAATAACCTTGCATACCAGTCATTGATTGTGTCCCTAATTAATTCATAattcttcaaattaaaattctcttttattGAGAATTTAGCAAAACTGAGCATCTACTGAAACAccaagaaaaatcattaataaatccTCCAATATTTAAACTAATAATAAtagttgaaatgtattttgttttatttcagatgttgTGGAAGATAGGCTTAAATATAACAAACCTCATTATAACTTCAGAAGGGAGTCcagtaaaaagtgttttctttgaaaagatgaACTAGTATAGTGATCTTCATCCTCTTGAAGATGTCCGTTATCAGCTGTTATTTATCCTGTTATTTATTGCTTTCCTTAAATTGGTGGGCAAGCAAGCTGGGTGAGCAATTGGCTGACGGATCGTGTTCAAAGAGTTacagtaaatggggttacatcaggctggtggTGGGGTCTCTctgggctcaattttagggccagtgctctttaatgtttttataaatgatctggacgCAGGAATTGAATGTACGTTAAgttaagtttgctgatgatactgaactaggagctgtggactcccttgaTAGTAGAGAGGCCTTAACAGAGATCTTGATAGATAAGAGAGCTGAGAAATCACCTGATGtgtgaaatttaacaagagcaagtgctggATTCTTCACCTGGGTTAGGAtaatcctggttatacatacaaaTTAGGGGAcgaggggctggagagcagccccatggaaagagatctcggggtttgggttgatggtaagctcaacatgagtcagcagtgtgctctggcagccaaaagggccaaccatgtcctggggtgcaacaagcacagcatagctagccagcggagggaagtgactgtcccacTCTGTACCgcactggtgcagccccacctcgagtgctgtgtgcagtttggggcacctcaatatgagaagGACATCAAAATATCAGAGTGTGTCCAGAGGTtccttcagcttggagaagagaaggctaaggggTGACCTCATCAAGGGGGAGAGTGGAAGGGGAGGTGATGTCCTCTCTGGTGAGTAGTaataggacacaaggaaatggagtgaagctgcatcagggaagttcaggttggacattaggaaaaagctcttcactgagagggttattGGTCGCTGGAACAGGCTCCTGAGGGAAGAGGTCACAACACCAAGCCTGTcggagttcaaggagcatctggataACTCTCTTAGTCACATGGTTTAGTTtcaggtagtcctgtgaggagcaggtggttggactcaatgatccttatggggtcgcttccaactcaagatattctatgatatagattttgcaaaaatctctttttttttttttttttttttttttgtttccttggtgTCAGAAAGGTCAAATTTATGTTCTTTAATGTGAAAATTTCTGATTTATGTCTGGTATTCCttcaaaatgcaaaggaaagTGCAATAAAAAACTTGCACCACTAGAAATTTTAGGGACAACAGAAAACACTAATTTTATATcagattaaataagaaaaaaataatattttcttatagttgtttttttaaatgtctgctgTGCCTTGTCAAAACTAGTTACCAAATCAATTGTTGATGCACacttttttgtattttggtttgtAGAAGTTACTAGCTTTTTGAATCCATTTTACTTGGTTATACAGCAATTAGAATGCTTGAATTTTCTGTTTAGTTCTTTTTCCAAATTACAAAAATTTACTACTTATTTTAGGAGAGATGATGGTGTCACCTTTATATGGTTCAGATGCTTCAGAACAGAAACAAGATAGTCCACGCATTAGTCACTTTCTGAGAGAGAAGGAGTCTCTAAAGTCTATGTTTGATGCAGTATCCGCAAAAactcctgaaaaaagaaaagctatgctggaagaaaatattagCGTGGACCATTTGTCAGTAATTCCGGAAAAACAAGCATGTCAGGTGAAATCTGGAAGTAAAAGGAGTACTCCAAGGCAGAAGTCGGAGCCAGTTGAGGTCATGTCAGGCATCAAGCAGCTTCTAAGGACTCCACAGCAAAGGTCAGAACTGGTAGAGGCCTTGTCAGGCATCAAGCAGCTCATGAGGACCCCGAAGCGGAAATCGGAGCCTGTAGAGGCCTTGTCTGGCATCAAGCAGCTCATGAAGACCCCGAAGCAGAAGTCGGAGCCTGTAGAGGCCTTGTCTGGCATCAAGCAGCTCATGAAGACCCCGAAGCGGAAATCGGAGCCTGTAGAGGCCTTGTCTGGCATCAAGCAGCTCATGAAGACCCCGAAACAGAAGTCGGAGCCTGTAGAGGCCTTGTCGGGCATCAAGCAGCTCATGAAGACCCCGAAGCGGAAATCGGAGCCTGTAGAGGCCTTGTCGGGCATCAAGCAGCTCATGAGGACCCCGAAGCGGAAGTTAGAGCCTGTAGAGGCCTTGTCGGGCATCAAGCAGCTCATGAGGACCCCGAAGCAGAAGTCGGAGCCTGTAGAGGCCTTGTCTGGCATCAAGCAGCTCATGAGGACCCCGAAGCAGAAGCCACAGCCAGTTGAGGTCCTGTCTGGCATCAAGCAGCTCTTGAGGACCCCACAGCAAGAGTTGGAACCTATTACAGATGAAATTGCCTTTAAAAGATTGCTGACAACTCCAGTACAAAAGAAGGAAGCAGTGGAAGAAGTGGCAGGTGTTACTTTAATCAAGCAAACTCCAAAGCTGAAATATCAACCGGTAGAAGACATGATTGGGGTCAGCCGTATTTTCAGGACACCAAAGGAAAAAGTTGAACCCATAGAAGATATGTTTGGTATTAGTAGGCTAGTGAAGACTCCGAAAGAGAAGTATCAGCCAGTTGATGATTTTGTGGGTCTGCAAAGGCTTATGGCAGAACCCAGGCAGAAATGTTCTGATTTTGAAGTGGACTATGCTGGAGTTACAGAAATGTTTGATATACCAGAGGAAACTaaggtaaaataatttctttagctTTTGGAAGGAATGTATTTAGACCTTGGAGCCTGTGGTTGAAATGAATTCATAAGCCTCCCTGGTATGACATCTTGGATGTTACAGCACTTCAAGTATGTCATGCCCGTAACCTCTTGAGGAGAAGATACCTTCTAGAAAAACACCTCATGTTGATTTGAAAACTGTAAAGATGACAGGTCATTTTCCTTGGTAACTCTGTCCACGTGAATGTCCCCCTGCTAGCAAGACATAGCTTATTACAAACTTGAGTTTgagcactcttttttttccttttttttttttttcctggtcactTGTGCCTGTTTAAAGCGCCCTGTAAATTGCTTACAAACTATAGTCAAATTCTTTCTCGGCCTTCCTTTTCATAAGCAAGGCatatagttggggttttttttgttttgtacagcTGCTTCATAGACTGTAGATTCAA contains these protein-coding regions:
- the MKI67 gene encoding proliferation marker protein Ki-67 isoform X7, with the translated sequence MAAVSRFEYPLQSTPRKRRSRSPKDETLQQVAEVESLHQQTSGPKSLCASDNAECEEKNANENKQSTEENISKALPIRLQTPKSSHRIHQSSKKQSEMSPFSKLYEKLKKEMKVKKSLQEGNVSEQPAKEDGKSVLLEPSAQIKSWSCVNDLGSLTKEKEIGRSENIEECNIKMKQEAIGLECNQISAVGSATKKSSTRSPRTSLSKDGSRDIGRSRHSQDHKELRTADESKAIEVTTKPSKDNNGNAAFSVKQCSIERLDYADKTKIHSSAILLNELVQTTNMTNVSEVDKYVLSAPRRKSPRSHFISPTKEISGMNPVSTGTPTTQPCVLLKRKSFSEISAETQREDSVCRNDSLNQLPLAENKCLKQRRNSKQHTPGKPVKEEVLKEICDQANFGNSKEGLSGTPASSNSKSPRRNNRQSKEFSNKSVRSETLASEKLTSELASPASHKSESGRKRCGPRTSGLLTEKASETNAIQEHHEKTTDRKNSETEEELATKGNRQKQDLEDASVIRPRRLSSKRRSSGSATVLKDNETVSELNISGLLAGEDSGKTKRVTQKRKSGDVLLQPVGKRKRVSFGGHLSPELFDKSLPPNSPLKKGAIPARLSLPFGNSPRAVLKKAQGLKHFAVQDLSEHLQKEKMSPKNLPAQKSPAASSPASGKASPKFTSGSPAPYTKGRFSISHIMTPLPIAEEKDAVAEDTNTKEKNGARVKTPKSPRINQDEKTFLTVTPDKLTRSAQLALKVTPMKRRSGAVAVFNAKRRSGASSANLLVAKSWAEVVKLGVARPQSKTVKKSVQKGRSLKKTTQSPKTPERKIKGHFSTGHAESPATIVVGRAYSTTARTAGQVPKVVKNTIVKLNMNMDESFTGMTEMFQTPENKRGKSLPLSTGQKTDFTPTCTAAEISELHTPEESGEMMVSPLYGSDASEQKQDSPRISHFLREKESLKSMFDAVSAKTPEKRKAMLEENISVDHLSVIPEKQACQVKSGSKRSTPRQKSEPVEVMSGIKQLLRTPQQRSELVEALSGIKQLMRTPKRKSEPVEALSGIKQLMKTPKQKSEPVEALSGIKQLMKTPKRKSEPVEALSGIKQLMKTPKQKSEPVEALSGIKQLMKTPKRKSEPVEALSGIKQLMRTPKRKLEPVEALSGIKQLMRTPKQKSEPVEALSGIKQLMRTPKQKPQPVEVLSGIKQLLRTPQQELEPITDEIAFKRLLTTPVQKKEAVEEVAGVTLIKQTPKLKYQPVEDMIGVSRIFRTPKEKVEPIEDMFGISRLVKTPKEKYQPVDDFVGLQRLMAEPRQKCSDFEVDYAGVTEMFDIPEETKVRSVNIMDSKQEDTVPPCNNSGHKFEDKGKISQGEDSQQKESTSENQSTQRPTRGRSQKTVHPASAKQREKDLNLKALQDLEKKSTQEEMREISTSPSVTKNEGRGRRTNHCIQEGIISKHPDQEKVETVSLVEPPGATQRTRRGKKKEPELKYPSENLESCGKDSSVLQKELANMKQTLQEYGINDVLETEDDPTIKTVSVASSIQNENCQLQTGVKKPENKSNDGGVEDSEEMLLSLGKRSRGVKKVENTEPPIPPKRGRRARNDQVKEASSEDLHRTTRTLRKDPSAKMIQRDEPTLDKDTETATAGGSENGTKLEIKVTEKRVKTLRSARKHSTEVKPDTCGMANEKIKNIQKTEETSAETDSETQSHITNEIKVSQGNETENAQENTTEASQRLKAESPSGVTNRMPVTALNLEANRNAVQETNRTRSRGGKNGSLAKKADEFDKDVNNLELIAPKIKSETEMDKSPLKDPLSSVCVKNTYQVTKEQNDPAGTSIPAANSDSLARSRQKRTRNEQGIFQPNQTEILQENPAQTNGTACRRGRKVTFEPEEASSKAVGRKRSLPGDDKGTTYKDGQPETSENPLQVRRSRRKLVDSVPHIASSTSVEKQTLIADHSKDEAFEKEQDSASEATHSSAEDNPRRRGQRREVAAASQTSRSLSMRKRHGLLEGDDKKTAVREDQNPALGNETLQGKANASAREKRKKIDLAAEAKSSSSLRRKCGLSETDDKEESADEEQNTPLETVSCAKEKTLGRGRRKATALASHTTNYISLRGKRGLPADNGKEEAPKEDQSVPLQTSDLSVKENQRRTGTRKEMAVLLEDMSSTSIQAKQGSSKESGGKNNYGEEKKLILENSTSQEEMDLSKGNSRKTITSLAVGSTSLQGLPEDTKKETPEEQQSKLLDIAPSAKENPSRVGRKKTLSSKSEETSYTSLREKPKDSGQKRILKEDTSLENNSSQEKTRQLRNRRIKVEFSSEAATSTSSQKNDDLSENGNTSETQNVGLTSTGSKKNNRSGKGKEVNAIQQETSTSRRRRCQLSADDLPSKKSKSVENDENRSLQRGKRNKTKEELGKEDVRAARTAEGMDRKTRSSSRTSARTRK